Part of the Pseudomonadota bacterium genome, ATATCGTAACGAAACTGAGGAAAAACTATGATTAGAGCACTATATTCCGCTGCCACAGGCATGAACGCCCAGGAGACGAATATCGACGTTATCTCCAACAACCTGGCGAACGTAAATACGACCGGGTTTAAGAAGAGCAGGGCCGACTTTCAGGACCTGATCTATCAGTATGTTCAGGAACCCGGCTCTCCCAGCTCTCAGACGACGACAAAGCCCTCCGGAATTCAGGTCGGATTAGGGGTAAAAACCGCAGCCGTTCAGAAGATCTTTACGCAGGGAGATCTAACCTCGACCGGTAATCAACTTGATATCGCAATAGAGGGTGATGGCTTTTTCCAGGTTACCCGTCCCGATGGAACGCTCGTCTATAGCCGTGCCGGTGCGTTGCAACTGAATCAGAACGGGCAGATCGTAACTCCCGATGGATTTCCAGTGGCGCCAGGACTCACGATTCCACTTGATTCGCTTGGAATTACCTTTGGGCAGGACGGTACCGTCAGTGTAAAGCAACCCAATAATACTAACCCTGTTCAGATCGGACAGCTATCGGCGGTGAGATTTGCGAATAATTCAGGGCTACGCGCCGTCGGACAGAGTTTCTATGAAGAGACCCTAGCTTCCGGCGCACCGGTAACAGGAATCTTCAGCGAAAACGGATTCGGTCGTGTTAGCCAGGGGTTCTTAGAGACCAGTAACGTGAGCGTAGTTGAGCAGGTTGTAAATATGATTACAGCGCAACGTGCTTATGAGGCTTCATCTAAGGGTATCACTACCGCAGATGAGATGCTTTCACAGGCGATTAACTTAAAGAGGTAATGAGATGAAACTACTAAGTTCAGCCCTATGGATAGTAGGGGTACTGTTTTGCTCGGGGGTATGGTGCTCAATAGTGCAGGCCGATCTGCCGCTCAGCAATCACGCCTACTCTATTAGTATTCAGGGGCGTTCTGAGGTGGTTGTAGCAGAGCCAGTGGTACGGCTCGCTGATATCGCTCAGATCGACTCAGTACGTATTGAAGACGATGAGCAGATAGGGCGCTTAAAGAGGATCGAGGTTGCAACTAGCCCGAAAGCGGGAGACAGCTCTCGCATTGAGGGAACAACGGTTATTGAACGTATCCGTAATGCTGGGATCTCAGTCGACACGTTGCGTTATACACTTCCACGCGAAATTACAGTAACGAGAGCCTTTCGCGAGGTTGGATTGACGGAACTAGAGGGAGCACTAGCGAGCTTCCTTGGGAAGAGCGGTAGACAGATCGAGGTAAAGCGCTTGGTTATTGAAAAGCCGGTGCGCATACCCACCGATAGTATGGGGATAGAGGTAGTGGCGCTTAAGACTACACAGCCTGGGCATATCGGCGTGGATTATCGCAGCGTTGAGGGGCTAGAGGAGGCCCGTTTTCAGCTACGTGCATTAGCTGATGAGTGGCGCCTTATGCCGGTAGCGATGAAGCCACTTAAGCGTGGAGCAGTTGTTGAGGCCGGTGACGTGCAGTTAAGCAAGGTAGGGGATATCGCCATTAGACGCGACTCTGTTGAGAATATCGGTGATGTTATCGGGCATAGTATTAGTAGTGATATCGGTCAGGGAGAGATGTTTCGCGCTAGCGCATTGCAGGTGCCCCCCGCTATTACGGCGGGTGCGCGCATTACGTTACTTGTTCGCACCGGGCGACTGGAAGTTACGGCCACCGGAGTCGCACTTGAGTCTGGGATCATCGGCCAGGATATAAAGGTTAGAAACGAATCATCTAAGAAGATTATAACTGGAAAGATAGAGCAAGCGGGGCTTGTAGTGGTAGGAGCTTATTAATTATGCGCGTAACCGATAAAAGATCGATCCTGGTAGTAGGATTATTTCTAGGAAGCTTTGGCTGTGCAGCTAACCAAAAGGCGGAGCCATACGTGCCAGCTATGAAGTATGCTTCAGATACAAGCAGCGCAATATCGCGTGGGGGCTTGGCGTGGCAAGGGGCGGTATATGAGGAGAAAACAGCGGATGGTCGCGCACAGCTCCGACTAGCAAATTCACCCTTGCCACGTGCGCAAATCGGCGTTCCGCAGATTAAAGCTGAGCAGACTATTCCAACGGTGCAGGGTGTTCAGATGGCGGGTGCTGCAACTTTGCCAGATGGTGTTAGGGTAATACACAGTTCAGAACAGATGCCAGTGCTCTATAAGAGCCCACTTGAAGCGGGGGATCCGGGGATGACCGCCTCGCTATGGCGCGAGAGTCGGGTCGGTAACGAGATGTTTCGTGATTTTAGAGCCTGGCAGTCGATGGACCTAATCACTATAGCCGTGACAGAGC contains:
- the flgG gene encoding flagellar basal-body rod protein FlgG, producing MIRALYSAATGMNAQETNIDVISNNLANVNTTGFKKSRADFQDLIYQYVQEPGSPSSQTTTKPSGIQVGLGVKTAAVQKIFTQGDLTSTGNQLDIAIEGDGFFQVTRPDGTLVYSRAGALQLNQNGQIVTPDGFPVAPGLTIPLDSLGITFGQDGTVSVKQPNNTNPVQIGQLSAVRFANNSGLRAVGQSFYEETLASGAPVTGIFSENGFGRVSQGFLETSNVSVVEQVVNMITAQRAYEASSKGITTADEMLSQAINLKR
- the flgA gene encoding flagellar basal body P-ring formation chaperone FlgA; this encodes MKLLSSALWIVGVLFCSGVWCSIVQADLPLSNHAYSISIQGRSEVVVAEPVVRLADIAQIDSVRIEDDEQIGRLKRIEVATSPKAGDSSRIEGTTVIERIRNAGISVDTLRYTLPREITVTRAFREVGLTELEGALASFLGKSGRQIEVKRLVIEKPVRIPTDSMGIEVVALKTTQPGHIGVDYRSVEGLEEARFQLRALADEWRLMPVAMKPLKRGAVVEAGDVQLSKVGDIAIRRDSVENIGDVIGHSISSDIGQGEMFRASALQVPPAITAGARITLLVRTGRLEVTATGVALESGIIGQDIKVRNESSKKIITGKIEQAGLVVVGAY
- a CDS encoding flagellar basal body L-ring protein FlgH; the protein is MRVTDKRSILVVGLFLGSFGCAANQKAEPYVPAMKYASDTSSAISRGGLAWQGAVYEEKTADGRAQLRLANSPLPRAQIGVPQIKAEQTIPTVQGVQMAGAATLPDGVRVIHSSEQMPVLYKSPLEAGDPGMTASLWRESRVGNEMFRDFRAWQSMDLITIAVTERSMGRHDADTEVKSKSEVLAAIQNFFGLEAKTQNWTYPPDLSSLISASTKNDFKGEGNTNRQAELTARISAVVVEVLPSGLLRVEGEKIISVNNEEQVMVISGLVRQRDITSDNEVNSSKIAQMRIDYYGKGTVGEAQYGGWMARFMRLAWPF